Proteins from a single region of Macrotis lagotis isolate mMagLag1 chromosome 2, bilby.v1.9.chrom.fasta, whole genome shotgun sequence:
- the SGSH gene encoding N-sulfoglucosamine sulfohydrolase has product MPRPRPACGVLLLALGWGLGLAHGHRNVLLLLADDGGFESGTYNNSAISTPHLDALAQRSLIFHNAFTSVSSCSPSRASLLTGLPQHQNGMYGLHQNDHHFNSFDKVQSLPLLLSQANIRTGIIGKKHVGPEPVYPFDFAYTEENGSILQVGRNITRIKLLVRKFLKTQDDRPFFLYVAFHDPHRCGHSQPMYGPFCEKFGNGESGMGWIPDWKPQTYAPEDVQVPYFIPDTPAARADLAAQYTTIGRMDQGIGLVLEELNRSGFLNDTLVIFTSDNGIPFPSGRTNLYWSGIAEPMLVSSPEHRDRWGQISEAYVSLLDLVPTILDWFSIPYPSYSIFGTKTVQLTGHSLLPALLSEPSWTTVFSSQSHHEVTMYYPMRSVLHQNYHLVHNLNFKMPFPIDQDFYVSPTFQDLLNRTRSGQHTNWYKNLHHYYYRDRWELYDRKQDPWESQNLATDPNYAEILEMLKVQLTKWQWETNDPWVCAPDGVLEEKLSPQCQPLHNEL; this is encoded by the exons ATGCCCCGGCCCCGGCCTGCCTGCGGAGTCCTGCTCTTGGCCCTCGGCTGGGGCCTGGGGCTGGCCCACGGACACCGGAACGTGCTGCTGCTCCTGG CGGATGATGGAGGCTTTGAGAGTGGTACATACAACAACAGTGCGATCTCAACCCCACACCTAGATGCCTTGGCACAAAGGAGCCTGATCTTCCATAATGCCTTCACCTCAGTCAGCAGCTGCTCCCCAAGTCGTGCTAGCCTCCTGACTGGCTTGCCACAG CATCAGAATGGGATGTACGGCTTACACCAGAATGACCATCATTTCAACTCCTTTGACAAGGTGCAGAGTCTGCCTCTACTTCTCAGCCAGGCTAACATCCGCACAG GTATCATTGGGAAGAAGCATGTTGGGCCAGAGCCAGTGTATCCATTTGACTTTGCCTACACAGAGGAGAATGGCTCTATCCTCCAAGTAGGGAGAAACATCACCCGTATAAAGCTGTTGGTGAGAAAATTCCTCAAGACCCAGGATGACAG GCCTTTCTTCCTCTATGTTGCTTTCCATGATCCCCACCGGTGTGGTCATTCTCAGCCAATGTATGGACCCTTCTGTGAAAAGTTTGGCAATGGAGAGAGTGGGATGGGATGGATTCCTGACTGGAAGCCCCAGACTTATGCTCCAGAAGATGTACAG GTCCCTTACTTCATCCCTGACACCCCAGCAGCCCGAGCTGACTTGGCTGCTCAGTACACCACCATTGGCAGAATGGACCAAG GAATTGGGCTAGTGCTGGAGGAACTGAATAGATCTGGCTTCCTGAATGACACCCTGGTGATCTTCACTTCAGATAATGGTATCCCATTCCCTAGTGGCAGGACCAACCTATATTGGTCAGGTATAGCTGAGCCCATGCTGGTGTCTTCTCCAGAGCATCGAGACCGTTGGGGCCAGATCAGTGAGGCCTATGTCAGCCTCTTGG atctcGTGCCCACCATCTTGGATTGGTTCTCCATACCATACCCCAGCTATAGCATCTTTGGTACCAAGACAGTCCAACTCACTGGTCACTCTCTCTTGCCTGCACTGCTGTCAGAACCATCCTGGACCACAGTCTTCAGTAGCCAGAGTCACCATGAAGTTACAATGTACTATCCCATGCGTTCTGTGCTCCATCAGAATTACCATTTAGTGCACAACCTCAACTTCAAGATGCCCTTCCCTATCGATCAGGATTTCTATGTTTCTCCCACCTTCCAGGACCTGCTTAATCGTACCAGGTCTGGCCAGCACACAAATTGGTATAAGAACCTCCACCACTATTATTACCGAGATCGATGGGAACTCTATGATAGGAAACAAGACCCCTGGGAGTCTCAGAACTTAGCCACTGACCCCAACTATGCAGAGATACTGGAGATGCTGAAAGTCCAACTGACCAAGTGGCAATGGGAGACGAATGACCCCTGGGTTTGTGCTCCAGATGGTGTCTTGGAAGAGAAGCTTTCTCCCCAGTGTCAGCCTCTCCATAATGAACTATGA